A single window of Candidatus Flexicrinis affinis DNA harbors:
- a CDS encoding NTP transferase domain-containing protein has protein sequence MQKPYLIVLAGGASSRMWPLREKSLIRFGEHPLLIYQLQRYSALGFGDVVIVGNPENTDLIRDMTSRVSGLRVQVVTQPEPKGMGDALLRAGEVLPLSEHPAIYVTQVHDLTDSSLHLEMLDRYRADPSRSYLAGVEREDYFPGGYLIVDGDGRITGMVEKPGAENRPSNLVSIVAHIHADAARLIEAIEAEYARAATPDDHYERAMDRLMADHPYYVVRYSGQWTALKFPWHVLDVMNFFLGQIDGQNVHPSAFVAKTASLIGNVYVGPDARIFPGAAVVGPAYVGAGSIVGNNALVRNSMVLDHVDVGFTTEVARSYVADNCALHACRVLDSIFAPRVNFSAGCTTANLRMDRGPVPTIVKGARVDTGLSKLGAIVGQDAFLSVDVMTMPGVKVGEGAQVGPGTHVFHDVPNRTRIYVKQDVQTVSLE, from the coding sequence ATGCAGAAACCGTATCTGATCGTTCTTGCTGGAGGGGCGTCGTCGCGGATGTGGCCGCTGCGCGAAAAGTCGTTGATCCGTTTCGGTGAACACCCTCTCCTGATCTACCAGCTTCAGCGCTACTCGGCACTCGGGTTCGGCGACGTCGTGATTGTCGGCAACCCGGAGAACACCGACCTTATCCGCGACATGACGTCGCGCGTGTCAGGGCTGCGGGTTCAAGTCGTCACACAGCCCGAGCCGAAGGGCATGGGTGACGCCTTGCTACGCGCAGGCGAAGTGCTGCCGCTGTCGGAACATCCAGCGATATACGTGACACAGGTCCACGACTTGACCGACAGTTCGCTCCATCTAGAAATGCTCGACCGCTACCGCGCCGACCCGTCGCGGTCGTATCTAGCCGGAGTCGAGCGCGAGGACTACTTTCCCGGCGGCTATCTAATCGTCGACGGCGATGGCCGCATCACCGGAATGGTCGAGAAGCCCGGCGCGGAGAATCGTCCGAGCAATCTCGTCAGTATCGTGGCCCACATCCACGCCGATGCAGCCCGGTTGATCGAGGCCATCGAGGCCGAATACGCGCGTGCTGCCACGCCAGACGATCACTACGAACGCGCGATGGATCGGTTGATGGCCGATCACCCGTACTACGTCGTCCGGTACAGCGGGCAGTGGACCGCGCTCAAGTTCCCGTGGCACGTGCTCGACGTGATGAACTTCTTCCTCGGCCAAATTGATGGTCAAAACGTCCACCCCAGCGCGTTCGTCGCCAAGACGGCATCGCTGATCGGGAATGTGTACGTCGGTCCGGACGCACGCATATTCCCCGGTGCAGCGGTCGTCGGCCCGGCTTACGTCGGCGCGGGGTCGATCGTCGGCAACAACGCGCTCGTGCGCAATTCGATGGTGCTGGATCACGTCGACGTCGGTTTCACCACCGAGGTCGCGCGCAGCTACGTGGCCGACAACTGTGCGCTGCACGCGTGCCGGGTCCTCGACTCGATCTTCGCCCCGCGCGTGAACTTCAGCGCAGGCTGTACAACCGCCAATTTACGGATGGATCGCGGACCCGTTCCGACGATCGTTAAGGGCGCGCGCGTCGATACCGGTCTGTCAAAGCTTGGCGCGATTGTCGGTCAGGACGCGTTCCTGTCGGTCGATGTGATGACCATGCCCGGCGTTAAGGTCGGCGAAGGCGCGCAGGTCGGTCCCGGAACGCACGTGTTCCATGACGTGCCGAATCGCACGCGCATCTACGTCAAGCAGGATGTGCAAACCGTATCACTCGAATGA
- a CDS encoding DUF309 domain-containing protein — protein sequence MPRDFQPSAEWRARMEHDCGCALPAEAREAIALFNAGEYYKQHDALEALWAATESPVRELYRAILQIGIAYYHVEGGNWRGALKMLDRGLRWADFAPETCQGVDVEALRRNARRLRRAIAEAGPDRLDTVDRALLTPVPMV from the coding sequence GTGCCGCGCGATTTCCAGCCCAGCGCCGAGTGGCGGGCGCGCATGGAACACGACTGCGGGTGCGCCCTGCCCGCAGAGGCTCGCGAGGCGATCGCGCTGTTCAACGCCGGCGAATACTACAAACAGCATGACGCGTTGGAAGCGCTGTGGGCGGCGACGGAGTCACCGGTTCGCGAGTTGTATCGCGCCATCCTGCAGATCGGAATTGCGTATTATCACGTCGAAGGCGGCAACTGGCGCGGCGCGCTGAAAATGCTGGATCGGGGGCTTCGCTGGGCGGACTTCGCACCCGAGACGTGCCAGGGTGTCGATGTCGAGGCTCTGCGTCGGAACGCGCGCCGCTTACGCCGGGCGATTGCCGAGGCTGGGCCAGACCGTCTGGACACCGTAGATCGTGCGCTGCTGACGCCTGTCCCGATGGTCTAG
- a CDS encoding glycosyltransferase, with amino-acid sequence MNVTLVHDWLNQMGGAEDVLLELAAMYPENPIYTSIYDPAQLPAAFDALDIRPLWMDRLPSVHRKHQRYLPLYPLAWGGFEPPPTDIVLTNKSGFCHGLRKPSGAVHVCYCLAPTRYVWQFDAYIQREGLGRATSAALRPLISMLRHWDYAAAQRVDHFVAISTEVQERIRAYYNRESKIIYPPVDTTRFSAARTDIIGDYYLIVSRLIPYKRIDLAVAACTKLGVNLKIGGRGRDLDRLKALAGPTVEFLGYVPDDDLPDLMARAKAFIFPGFEDFGITPVQAQAAGRPVIAYASGGALDTVVPGLSGVLFEEQTVDSLADALSAFDATAYDPAAMQAHARTFDRAVFREELAAFVASAWRARDG; translated from the coding sequence GTGAACGTCACGCTGGTGCACGACTGGCTCAACCAGATGGGCGGGGCGGAAGACGTGCTGCTCGAACTTGCGGCCATGTACCCGGAGAACCCGATCTACACCAGCATCTACGATCCGGCGCAGCTTCCCGCCGCGTTCGACGCGCTCGACATCCGTCCGCTCTGGATGGATCGCCTGCCGTCGGTCCACCGCAAGCACCAGCGCTATCTGCCGCTGTACCCGTTAGCGTGGGGCGGCTTCGAGCCGCCGCCGACTGATATCGTGTTGACCAACAAGTCGGGATTCTGTCACGGATTGCGCAAGCCGTCGGGTGCGGTCCACGTGTGCTATTGTCTTGCGCCGACGCGCTACGTATGGCAGTTCGATGCCTACATTCAGCGTGAAGGATTGGGTCGCGCGACGAGCGCCGCGCTTCGCCCGCTGATCTCGATGCTGCGGCACTGGGATTATGCTGCGGCGCAGCGAGTCGATCACTTCGTCGCGATTTCGACCGAAGTGCAGGAACGGATTCGTGCGTATTACAACCGCGAGTCGAAGATCATCTATCCGCCGGTCGATACGACACGCTTTTCGGCGGCACGCACCGACATTATCGGCGACTACTACCTGATCGTGTCGCGTCTGATCCCGTACAAGCGGATCGATCTGGCGGTCGCGGCGTGCACGAAACTGGGCGTGAACCTGAAGATCGGCGGTCGCGGTCGCGATCTGGATCGCCTCAAGGCATTGGCTGGGCCGACCGTCGAGTTCCTCGGCTATGTGCCGGACGACGATTTACCCGATCTGATGGCACGCGCTAAGGCGTTTATCTTTCCCGGCTTCGAGGACTTCGGAATTACCCCGGTGCAGGCGCAGGCCGCCGGCCGGCCCGTTATCGCATACGCGTCTGGCGGCGCGCTCGATACGGTCGTGCCCGGACTGTCGGGTGTCCTGTTCGAGGAACAGACTGTCGATTCGCTGGCAGATGCGCTGTCGGCCTTTGACGCGACGGCGTACGACCCGGCGGCGATGCAAGCGCATGCGCGCACATTCGACCGGGCAGTGTTCCGCGAAGAACTGGCGGCATTTGTCGCGTCGGCATGGCGCGCTCGCGACGGCTGA
- a CDS encoding phosphotransferase gives MRTPPPIPTKAIEAALHDEFEFEFPLLTFVRGGEEAWGFKVASAQGAFHLKIYGSVDESLLERLVACRALRETLNTDRVVSAVPTRAGSLMFRIGGFDAALFPYLLATPLREQEWTEEQAVAIGRLIAKIHAASLDVPLTSEHFSTAAADTAQNVLDALPAALESQDPVHHATAILLLPCEGALRREIEQLRHAAEQMRRVSVPMVVCHGDPTWGNILFGPEPYLIDWDDMLYAPKERDLVFFADPNNLVLAGYRQAGGNADLDADALMYYRALWNNEEIADFGGRLLFESHSAAQSDHDLAQLENFLIYSGLNARAT, from the coding sequence ATGCGCACTCCTCCACCGATACCCACCAAGGCGATCGAAGCCGCCCTGCACGATGAATTCGAGTTCGAGTTCCCTCTTCTGACATTCGTGCGCGGCGGCGAGGAGGCTTGGGGCTTCAAAGTCGCCAGCGCACAGGGGGCGTTCCATCTCAAGATCTACGGCAGCGTGGACGAATCGCTGCTCGAACGTCTCGTCGCGTGCCGGGCGCTTCGAGAGACGTTGAACACGGATCGCGTGGTGTCCGCGGTTCCGACCCGCGCCGGGAGCTTGATGTTTCGGATTGGCGGATTCGACGCAGCGCTCTTTCCGTATCTGCTGGCAACGCCTCTCCGCGAGCAGGAGTGGACGGAGGAGCAGGCGGTCGCGATCGGCAGACTGATTGCGAAGATCCACGCCGCGTCGCTCGACGTACCATTGACCTCGGAGCATTTCTCCACTGCGGCTGCCGATACCGCGCAGAACGTGCTCGATGCGCTGCCTGCCGCATTGGAGAGTCAAGATCCCGTACACCACGCTACGGCGATCCTCCTGCTGCCGTGTGAGGGCGCGCTCCGTCGCGAGATCGAACAGCTCAGGCACGCCGCGGAACAGATGCGACGAGTATCCGTTCCGATGGTCGTCTGCCACGGCGACCCGACATGGGGCAACATCTTGTTTGGACCTGAGCCGTACTTAATCGACTGGGACGACATGCTTTACGCGCCCAAAGAGCGCGATCTGGTGTTCTTCGCCGACCCCAACAACCTCGTTCTGGCGGGATACCGGCAGGCAGGTGGCAATGCGGATCTCGATGCGGACGCCCTGATGTATTATCGCGCCCTGTGGAATAATGAGGAAATTGCTGACTTCGGCGGGCGCTTGTTGTTCGAATCGCACTCGGCCGCCCAGAGCGACCATGATCTTGCCCAACTTGAGAATTTCTTGATCTACAGCGGGCTGAACGCGCGCGCAACTTGA
- a CDS encoding endonuclease MutS2: MIDEKSLKTLEYHKVLEKLIEFTSFSGSAELVRELRPTDRYDEAETWQRETAEARAMFADKVNISLGGVFDVRDLAIGAQRSVIIEASDLLSIRSTMRRATTIKRSLGRMKSMYPMLSDLAQQAEECIDLQDAIAAAIDDNAEVKDTASARLAVIRRDLKIAFDRLQTKLNRLLNSHAKSGFLQEQLITQRNGRYVIPIKADHKGKIPGIVHDSSSSGATLFIEPIETVELNNQWRELQLEEEKEIRRILLALTDLVSTDSERIVRTVEVLAYLDLVLAKAQYADRTKSTEPTLVPFMAKRGSSPATEGRHPGSTIELRGARHPLLKGNVVPIDVEFDADTWVLVITGPNTGGKTVALKTVGLMVALAQSGMHLPAEFAKLSVFDAMFADIGDEQSIEQSLSTFSSHLTNTIRILDAVDQHSLVLLDELGAGTDPTEGSALARAILSHLLDRQVTTMVTTHHPELKVYSVETPGVRNASVEFDLETLAPTYRLIVGLPGRSNALAIARRLGLGESIIEAARGMVATEDLIADDLLDEIHRTREMIRRQNEEAAALRQELQEQRDSLQARLDKIEDERRDIINAARRNAETELAELQREIKRLRSDMRTAGLPLDALRSVQMGADRLNSQNSAPVENVTEAVERDEWHPRLGDTVWLATLNMEGVVTELSGSDVVVQVGKLRVRADIGELQKRDASKKRQMKRGQPRVYAETEPSVPRGKSPGLELDLRGQRVETALERVDWYVDAAYNAGLPFARIIHGKGTGALRKAVREFVESHRLISKVETAHPNEGGDGVTIIHMVPTT, encoded by the coding sequence ATGATCGACGAGAAGTCACTCAAGACTCTGGAATATCACAAGGTCCTCGAAAAGCTGATCGAGTTCACGTCTTTCAGCGGCAGCGCGGAGTTGGTGCGCGAACTGCGCCCGACCGACCGCTACGACGAGGCAGAAACATGGCAGCGCGAGACAGCCGAAGCCCGCGCGATGTTCGCCGACAAGGTCAACATCTCGCTTGGCGGCGTCTTCGACGTGCGCGACCTCGCCATCGGCGCGCAGCGCAGCGTCATCATCGAAGCGTCCGACCTGCTTAGCATCCGGTCGACCATGCGCCGCGCAACGACCATCAAACGTTCGTTGGGCCGCATGAAGTCGATGTATCCGATGCTGTCCGATCTGGCACAGCAGGCCGAGGAATGTATCGACCTACAGGATGCAATTGCAGCGGCGATCGACGACAACGCCGAGGTGAAGGACACGGCGAGCGCGCGCCTAGCGGTCATCCGGCGCGATCTCAAGATCGCGTTCGACCGTCTGCAGACGAAGCTCAACCGCCTCCTCAACTCTCACGCCAAGTCCGGTTTCCTGCAGGAACAACTTATCACGCAGCGTAACGGACGTTATGTCATCCCGATCAAAGCCGATCACAAAGGCAAGATTCCTGGCATCGTGCATGACTCGTCGTCATCCGGCGCGACCCTGTTCATCGAGCCGATCGAAACGGTCGAACTGAACAATCAGTGGCGCGAGCTTCAGCTTGAGGAAGAGAAGGAAATCCGCCGGATACTGCTGGCGCTGACCGATCTGGTATCTACCGACAGCGAGCGCATCGTGCGAACAGTCGAGGTGCTGGCCTACCTCGACCTCGTTTTAGCCAAGGCCCAGTATGCGGATCGAACCAAGTCCACGGAACCGACGCTGGTGCCGTTCATGGCCAAGCGTGGATCGTCGCCTGCGACTGAAGGGCGGCACCCCGGCAGCACGATCGAGCTGCGCGGCGCGCGGCACCCGCTGCTCAAGGGCAACGTTGTCCCGATCGACGTGGAGTTCGATGCCGACACATGGGTGCTTGTCATCACCGGCCCGAACACTGGCGGCAAGACGGTTGCCCTCAAGACCGTCGGCTTGATGGTGGCGCTGGCGCAAAGCGGGATGCATCTGCCAGCGGAGTTTGCCAAGCTGAGCGTGTTCGACGCGATGTTTGCGGATATTGGCGACGAGCAGAGCATCGAACAGTCGCTTTCGACGTTCAGCTCGCACTTGACCAATACCATCCGCATCCTCGACGCGGTCGATCAACACTCGCTCGTGCTGCTGGACGAACTGGGCGCGGGAACCGACCCGACCGAAGGCTCGGCGCTGGCCCGTGCGATCCTCAGCCACCTGCTTGATCGGCAGGTGACGACAATGGTCACTACGCATCACCCGGAACTGAAGGTCTACAGCGTCGAGACGCCGGGCGTACGCAATGCCAGCGTCGAGTTTGACCTCGAAACACTCGCGCCGACCTACCGCCTGATCGTCGGGTTGCCCGGGCGCTCGAACGCGCTTGCGATTGCCCGCCGGCTTGGGCTGGGCGAGTCGATCATCGAAGCGGCGCGGGGCATGGTTGCCACCGAGGACTTGATCGCCGACGATCTGCTTGACGAGATCCACCGCACGCGCGAGATGATCCGCCGGCAGAACGAAGAGGCCGCCGCCCTGCGTCAGGAATTGCAGGAGCAGCGGGATTCGCTGCAAGCGCGGCTGGACAAGATTGAAGACGAACGGCGCGACATCATCAACGCGGCACGCCGCAACGCCGAGACGGAATTGGCCGAGCTTCAGCGCGAGATTAAGCGCCTGCGCAGCGACATGCGCACGGCCGGGCTGCCTCTCGATGCGCTGCGATCCGTGCAGATGGGGGCTGATCGCCTGAACTCCCAGAACAGCGCGCCGGTCGAAAACGTCACCGAAGCGGTCGAACGCGACGAATGGCATCCGCGCCTCGGCGATACGGTCTGGTTGGCGACACTCAACATGGAAGGCGTCGTCACCGAGCTGTCGGGCAGCGATGTCGTTGTGCAGGTCGGCAAACTACGCGTCCGTGCCGACATCGGCGAACTGCAGAAGCGCGACGCCAGTAAGAAGCGCCAGATGAAGCGCGGTCAACCGCGCGTGTATGCCGAGACCGAGCCGAGCGTTCCGCGCGGAAAGTCGCCGGGGTTGGAGCTTGATCTGCGCGGGCAGCGAGTCGAAACGGCGTTGGAGCGGGTTGATTGGTACGTGGATGCGGCCTACAACGCGGGTCTGCCGTTTGCGCGGATCATCCACGGCAAAGGTACGGGCGCGCTGCGCAAAGCGGTGCGTGAGTTTGTGGAGTCCCATCGGCTGATCAGCAAAGTCGAAACCGCGCATCCTAACGAGGGTGGCGACGGCGTAACGATCATCCACATGGTGCCGACCACCTAG
- a CDS encoding alpha/beta hydrolase has protein sequence MNRLAALILAALSGFALAQPQPAVQVVTHAFSTADERLVLDVYLPADYPQDADLPVIFMIHGGGYVAGRKEILAPYAAYFAERGYAVVTPQYRLAPIHPYPTPISDVVCALAWTTTNPDGYPFDLSRVAIIGESAGGNAAALLAAHDDLPALLDGCAYALPNEFTFRAAVTYYMYGDLTTCTARCGLLKRVTGGYLGVNLLELGSRQLEAAWADASPLAWIDGSEPPTLVIHGTADNIVPISESEHYAERLADVGVTVEVLYPDGAPHGFIEKFAVTGSIEARDAVEAFLARMLAEDGSSN, from the coding sequence ATGAATCGCCTCGCTGCGTTGATTCTGGCGGCGCTCAGCGGCTTTGCGCTTGCCCAACCCCAGCCTGCCGTGCAGGTGGTTACGCACGCGTTCAGCACCGCCGATGAACGGTTGGTGTTGGACGTTTACCTGCCCGCCGATTATCCTCAGGACGCGGACCTGCCCGTGATTTTCATGATCCACGGCGGCGGGTACGTCGCTGGCCGCAAGGAGATCCTCGCGCCATACGCGGCGTATTTCGCTGAACGCGGATACGCGGTCGTGACGCCCCAGTACCGACTCGCGCCCATTCACCCCTACCCGACGCCGATAAGCGACGTGGTGTGCGCGTTGGCGTGGACAACGACCAACCCGGACGGCTACCCATTCGATCTATCGCGGGTGGCGATCATCGGCGAGTCGGCCGGGGGCAACGCCGCCGCCCTGTTGGCCGCACACGACGACCTTCCCGCGCTGCTGGACGGCTGCGCGTATGCACTGCCCAACGAATTCACGTTCCGTGCCGCGGTGACGTACTACATGTACGGAGACCTCACGACCTGCACCGCCCGGTGCGGTTTGCTCAAGCGGGTGACCGGCGGCTATCTTGGGGTCAATCTGCTTGAACTTGGTTCCCGACAGCTTGAGGCGGCATGGGCCGATGCGTCGCCGCTGGCGTGGATCGACGGCAGCGAACCGCCGACGCTCGTGATTCACGGCACGGCTGACAACATCGTGCCGATCAGCGAGAGCGAGCATTACGCGGAGCGATTAGCCGATGTGGGCGTGACGGTCGAGGTGCTGTATCCCGACGGAGCGCCGCACGGATTCATCGAGAAGTTCGCGGTGACTGGCAGCATCGAGGCGCGTGACGCGGTCGAGGCGTTTCTCGCTCGTATGCTGGCCGAAGACGGATCGAGCAACTAG
- a CDS encoding prohibitin family protein, producing the protein MMGGIGGLLGAVAAVAFLLFLGGIGLIVVWSSQNRPVRGLIPLVVIALIAGLGLSLVSQGVIVVEPQQVAVVFQTFTGDLDTPRRSGTHIIVPVLQEATIYPISFQQYTMSGVAEEASRSGDDAVQVRTIDGQEVLLDVTVIYRIDPQNVNIVHERWQNRYEDDLIRPVLRGFVRDAVSGFRAEAVYADSRTVIQEAIEEATRQRLEEEGFEVSDLIIRNVTFSNEEFAQSIERVQIAERQAQEAAFRVQQEEQEAERVRVTAQGARDAAIARAEGEAEGIRLLAQAQAEALALVSEQLAANPLLIQYEYIRNLSDNVGIALVPSNSPFLFDLESLSNAATATGGN; encoded by the coding sequence ATGATGGGTGGCATTGGCGGGTTACTCGGCGCAGTTGCGGCCGTAGCGTTTCTTCTGTTCCTTGGTGGTATCGGCTTGATCGTCGTTTGGTCTTCGCAGAACCGCCCCGTACGCGGGCTGATTCCGCTGGTGGTGATCGCTCTGATCGCGGGTCTTGGTCTGTCGCTCGTCAGTCAAGGCGTGATCGTCGTCGAGCCTCAGCAGGTCGCGGTCGTATTCCAGACGTTCACCGGTGACCTCGATACGCCGCGGCGCTCCGGGACGCACATCATCGTTCCAGTGCTGCAAGAAGCCACGATCTACCCGATCAGCTTCCAGCAGTACACGATGTCCGGGGTTGCGGAAGAAGCCTCGAGAAGTGGAGACGATGCCGTTCAGGTGCGTACGATCGACGGCCAGGAAGTGCTGCTGGATGTGACCGTCATCTATCGCATCGACCCGCAGAACGTCAATATTGTGCACGAACGTTGGCAGAATCGGTATGAGGATGACCTGATCCGCCCGGTGCTGCGCGGCTTCGTCCGCGATGCGGTGAGCGGTTTCCGTGCCGAGGCTGTCTATGCCGACAGCCGTACGGTAATTCAAGAGGCGATCGAAGAAGCCACACGTCAGCGGCTTGAAGAAGAAGGCTTCGAGGTCTCTGACCTGATTATCCGCAACGTGACGTTCAGCAACGAGGAATTCGCGCAGTCCATCGAGCGCGTGCAGATTGCCGAGCGGCAGGCACAGGAAGCAGCCTTCCGCGTACAGCAGGAAGAGCAGGAAGCCGAGCGTGTGCGCGTGACCGCGCAGGGTGCACGTGACGCAGCCATCGCTCGCGCTGAAGGTGAGGCGGAAGGAATCCGCTTGCTCGCACAAGCTCAGGCCGAAGCGCTTGCGCTCGTGAGCGAACAGCTTGCCGCCAACCCGCTGCTTATCCAGTACGAATACATTCGCAATCTGTCGGACAACGTCGGGATTGCGCTTGTACCCAGCAACAGTCCATTCCTGTTCGACCTTGAGTCGCTCTCTAACGCGGCGACGGCGACGGGCGGCAATTAG